A segment of the Polyodon spathula isolate WHYD16114869_AA chromosome 17, ASM1765450v1, whole genome shotgun sequence genome:
aaatgtgtatttcatttgatTCACCTTCAGTATTGtccaaattgtttaattaaagttaGGTACTTGGTACAGTGACTCTTAACGTTTGGTGCCACCACTGTTCAAGTTTCAGATTTCTGGACTCACCTGTAGCCTCACAGCCCCCAATGGGCACTAGCCCCCCTCCACTCAGCACCTTCCCAGGGTCGGTGCTCGGCTTACCATGGGAGTCACAGCCCCAGCCCTCGGGGATGGTATCACCACTCCGGTGATGCAGTTCAACCTGCAGTCAAATGGCAGGGAAGATTTCGGATTTGGATTCGATTTATAAAAGGTTACAGAAACAGTGAATATAGGTATCAGGTAGAAGATTAATCCCCTTCCTGGTAAAAGATCAATTTccatgtgtaacagggcagaggctgggcaccaACCAGCGACCATGCACACTACAAGTAAGCATCTATGCAGAAGTGCCAGGGTGGTCTGCATTACAGATTATAGAGCTTATAATGTCAGAATCTGTAACTGCAgcatatcacacaacactgcccgttacacatgGAACATTCAAAAGAGCCTAACCCTACAATATTGATAATTAttgtccaaggtgacttacaggcctaatagggcagtacagggttacaatgcaaaattaatatttaaacagtgtagtttatagtaagtgcaaataatactactttTATACAATATGAagtaggatgcaacaagttaggctTACAAGTTATATcaacaatgacatattagtagtgcaaggatagtgagTCAGCTGAGGATCGAGTAACGTGGTGCATAGATCAGGTGAAtacagtgcatagtaggagggatAGCTAAAGAGATCTaaaagtgcagtctaaacaggtgggtcttgctAATAAAAGGTAAGAATTGATTATTAAAGCCTTGGTTTTGTGGCAAGATGACGCAAGTTATTGTGTCATCTTGCCACATAATTAGTTTTTATTGCATAGGTTATATTACCAGTTCTGCCTTTCGAGATGCAGCTggtacacaaaacaatacaaaactcaATAACCTCAGGTTACaaggctggaaataagactcccattgcatagccattcaatccattcctggttttactacgggTTTAATAATGTACACCTGAACTTATCTACTGTCTAATCAACCACgtattaaaacctagaatgggtgaaactgtcatacaataggagtcttctttccattccTGGGTTAAGTTGCCAACTTCAGGGctatattaaaaatgtgcaagtaTATCATATGCTTAAAGACAACCAGTTTTTGACAAAGCCTGTATTTTCACAGTACCTTTCCCAATGCCACTGCGGAAGTCGCCATGTCTAGTACAAAGCTGTCACCATTGGTAGCAGGTGCCGCCACACTGATTGGATTGGTCCCCAAAGTGCACTGaacaaaaaatagatattttttaaatcaatacaattaAGTTGTATATGTATTTCAATGTTTAGGATTTGGAAGACTTTTGTACGGTGTcttacatttgtacatttaaaatgtcaagatcacaagataaatccTCTCAGTACCTTGACATATTAAAACGTTATGTTGAGGTCATTTATCTTGTCATCTCGATCATTTGAAATTGAGATCCTGTGcaaatttatcttgtgatcttgacataATTAGCCACTGTATATCAGACCAGTGAACAGGACAAAGTCTCTTATCCACTTACAGcatcatacacacacaaaaaaaaaaaaaaaaaaaaaaaaaaaagagctgcttACTTCTCTTGCTCTGGTAGGAACCACCAATGGCGATGTGTTGGTGTAACTCATAccctaaacaaacaaaagcagaatTAAACCAATGCGTTAGGATGAAGTGAAATGTTGTAGTTAATTTGAATAAAGGGGGCAACTCACAATCATGTCTTGTTCTAGAGCTTGCATGGCATAATATCCAGCAATCCCATAGTGGTTTGAGCCTGGAAAAACAAAGATCACACATTAAATTCACAGCAATCCACACTACTTTAACAGATTGCAGAAACTATACTTGTATTAGAATAGAACTGATAGTGTTTGGGATTATTCAAGTACAGAAGTGCATTTTTACTACCATCTATACCTCTTGTTTTAGTTCACTGTGGATGATACTTACCCTTGGCTACCACCCAGCCTATGCCAACATCTTTTGCCTTTTTAATCGCCAGATCCATGCAGAAGTTCCCAACCACTGGTCCCAGAACATTTTCACCATTCACCAGCGCTGTGGCTACCGACTCCTTTTCAATAGCGGGCTCCCCATCTTTTGAACAGATTCCTGTCTGGATATCTTTTACATACATATCTGAGGAAATTAAAGTAGAACAAATAAGCTTTACTATTTATCTGCCATTCACGTCCAAACCTTGTTATACTGTGATAAACGACACCATAAAGTTTAGATAAACAGACAGGTCATAAAGGGTCTCCAAGACTGGTTTGGATGAAGTCAGACTGGAAGCAACACATTAATGACTTATTCAAATCCAGGACCTTAAAAAGAAATACCAGAACGCATATCATATATTATCTGTAATTGCTTCAAGGCACATATAGCCCAGAATACTGTTCTATGCCCTACAGATTACCTACACCGAGGTAGGTAATGACACAATGAAGGTGTGCCTTAAACGGGATTCATACAGGACTAGAAACCAAGTTTCCTCAGAATTTGTCAAAGGACGTCTAGTAACCTCCAGAtgtggattagttttcatcagGAAAAGTCGTAAAAATTGAATGAAATacgatgttgtggccagagagggcgcttttgtgcatgatttgtaaacaatgaacaaGGTGTAAACAACTAATTTCATTGggccttcttttccaaaggctagaataaccactgtcccttgagtgatatgtatttccatacataccTTTTAATTAGAGCCCCAtgaaatttttaattttttagaatttttattttttacaaattgttttatttttcacatattttattacagatacactaataaaacaactaatagtataaaatattatgtttattaaattgAGTTTAACATTGAcgtagaaaaataatttagttactaTAATTTTTCATTAGCAGTAGTAACGATAATGTACAGTCCGCCACTCCTTTTAATTAACtgtctatttacagtaaatactggcCATACCctttataaaaatacaacataagcgattatatatatatatataatatatatatatatatatatatatatatatatatatatatatagaccctgGGTATTACTATGGTAATGGCTGAGCCTTGACAtctacgattgcaagtatttattcaaagtattttttgtataaaccttcCAGCTtaaatgtcattctatgtttaCTTTATAatgattaagttttttttttcattttatatttgcatttcattttatatgttgcatttaattttattttgggctattttgtatttgcaaaaaacatggGACTATTTCTAATGCAGTCTccaattatgttttg
Coding sequences within it:
- the LOC121330329 gene encoding uncharacterized oxidoreductase YjmC-like isoform X2, with protein sequence MVAAGAKPSHAKSLADVLVEGDCRGHYSHGLNRMDMYVKDIQTGICSKDGEPAIEKESVATALVNGENVLGPVVGNFCMDLAIKKAKDVGIGWVVAKGSNHYGIAGYYAMQALEQDMIGMSYTNTSPLVVPTRARECTLGTNPISVAAPATNGDSFVLDMATSAVALGKVELHHRSGDTIPEGWGCDSHGKPSTDPGKVLSGGGLVPIGGCEATGGYKGFGLGMMVEVFCGILAGAQYSKHIRTWKVTDSVANLGQCFVAINPENFAPGFKDRMSDLLTLHRDLEPAEPGIPVMVPGDPERKNIKRCKELGGLPYHINVINHMNKVAKTLGVTPELPVDRPLA